A window of Bacteroidota bacterium genomic DNA:
AACTGCGCTCTTCCAACGCTCTAATGCGCTCCTTGCGTGTTCGATATCTGATGAAACCGACAATGCTGACCGAAGGATGTACCAGTGGCGGCTTTGCCAACTCATCACACCGCGCGCCGGGGAGTTGGCAAAACCTATTTCTGAATTGTACCCTCACTCCCGGTACGTACGCTTCTTCCGGCTCCAATAGCTGCGCATGTCACGGGGATAGCCTTTTTCCTTGCGGTGGTAGCGGTAAACGAGGATGGATTTGGTCATTTGATAATGGTATTCGTTGAGGGAATCGGCCATTGCTTGCTCGAGATCTTGCTTTAATTGAGGATTGCGGGGTGCATATTCGTATTGCACAAAAGCGGCTCTGGTCACGTATTGGTTGCTGTCCTTCAAGGCGACACGCATCAGAGGAAACAAGTCTATCCCGCTTCCGCCGTCCACTTTCCTCCCTTGAAAAGGCCAAAAATACCCTAGTAAACGCACGGCCTCCTCTCGAACAATCCATTTTGGGTCATTCAGGATGGCTGTCCGAACGACGGCAAACAGGCTAGGATCTCCCAATCGTACCAAGTAGCCCGCAAGCAATACAGAATCATGACGGTAAACATTTTCAGCAGCAAATGAGTCACGCAAAGCATGCAGGGTAAATCGCCCGGGATCGATTTTCGTCAAGCAAAAATCTTTGTCGAGGTCGTTCCCGCGTGAGGTCGCCTTCCATTGCAAGATGCTTTCAATGGCCTTTTTGTTCTTGCGTTCGGCGAGCAAATGCATGGCACTTTTTCGAGCGGCAGGCGCCACACGTTGCTCTCCTTTCGCAATGATTAGGCGCAGCACCCGATTTCGAAGAGGTACGTCAAATTGTCGAAGCATTTCTTTGAGCTCAAATCGCTCCATAGCCGCATAACGCAAGGATTTGTAAGGTGCGACAACACCCCCTTCCATCGGGAAACGATGGTTTCTAGGTTGGATGGGGGGCAGTTGGTAGTGGCAGCTGGTCAAAAGAAGCAACGACAAAAGGAATGCAAGGGAAGCAAGCGAACGGGATCGGAAGATTGAAGGTTCAGCTTTTCGTCGGGATACTTTTTGCATGACGTGGACGAAACGGACTGGAAGTGCGGCACCCACGATCGCTATTTTCTCTGACAAGTCCATCACTCCATGTAGGTCCGTTTCCGACGGCTCCAATAGCTGCCCATTTCCCTGGGGAAGTCCTTTTCTTTGCGGTGGTAGCGGTAGACGAGGACTTTGAGGCATGCGTATCGGCGAAATTCATCCTTGGTTTCTGCGAGGTAATCTTCCAAATGCTGCTTCAGGAGGGGGTGTTTCGGTGCGTATTCGCACTGGATCAAGGCGCGCTGAAAGACGTGAACGCTGGAATCGTGCAACGCAGTTTCCAGAATTGGAAATAGGTCAATCGTGTCGCCACTTGGCAGTACATTCCCTTGAAATGGCCAGAAATACCAAAGTTTGTCGATGGCTTCGATGGTTGAGATGAAGTCCGCTTTTTGTAGTTTGTTCTGCACATATGCAAATTGAGAGGGGTTCCCAAGACGCGCCATCTTCCAAGCAATCGTCAACGAATCCGATCCTGAAAAATATCCGGTACGCAAACCATCCAAGAGTGCTTCGGGTGGAAATTTTCGGGGATTGATTCGACAAAGGGCATCGGAATGGAGAAGATTCATCCCACGGCGTTCGTCCCGCCAATGGACAATCACGGGAATCGCCTTTTGAACCTGTCTTGCTGCGAGTACCTCCATCGCCGCAACCCGCACGCTGTTGGGGAACCTGAGCTTGCCTTCGGCCACGACACGGATCAGTACCTTGTTTCTTTTTGGCACTTCCCACAGGTCCAGCATTTCCTTTTGGTAAAATAGCTCTGCCTTGGCGTAGTTGAGCCGACGGTGGGGCAAAACCAGATTTTGCGCCTTCGAAAAAGAATGCCCGACAGGCTGAACCGGAGGAAGTTGGTAGTGGCAGCCGGATAGGAGCAATGTAGCCGCAGCAATCAGAAATGAACAACATAGCTGAACGCCCATTCCTTTCCCGCTACTTATATTCACCAGCATTCCCCTTTTTTAAGATTGCTTGGACAAGTTGCACATAACCTTCGTAACCCGCAGCATAGGCGCGATCTTCGGCAGGCTTTTGCTCCATCAAGAACACCAACTCGTCCTTCAATGCCTCTGCAGCCCCATATACTTCAAACTCAGCATCACCCTCGCTTTCAACTTTCATCCGAGAGAACTTCTCAATCACTTTGGGAATCGCAAGTCTCCCAAACTCTATGATTTCGTTGGCATGAAATTCCTCGTGCTTTTCCACCTGCGGTTTTGACCAATAAGCCCCACCTGACCTCCAACCGTCTGGCTTGGGCATAAGAACTTTGGCGATTGTTTGGTAATTTTCCTGCGTGATGTAGGGACTATTTTCATCCTCGATATTCAGGTACTTCCCGAAAGCATACGGCCCAGGCCAAATCTCGATTTTGGGCCAACAAACATAATCTGCATTCACCCTGAATCTGTCACCCTCTTGTTTGATTGCCATGGAAGGCACTTCAATGTTGGGGGTAGTGAGACCAAAACCCTTTTGGGGAGTCCCTTCCACAGAAACGATCTCACTCGAATAATTTACATGCAATTCAAAATTCCCACCCTCATTGGACGAATCGGCCGATTCACCGTCAGCAAAGCCAAACGCAGGCGGCATCAGCCCCTTCATCTTCTCGTTGGATTCCAAGCTGTTGGGCTTTTTCGACTGCTGATGTGTGTTTTCGTGCATGGTACTTGGTTAAAAGTCAATTGGTAGGGCCAAGTTAAGGATTTTGCGGCAGGATACAAGGATTTCCGAATGGGTTTTTGATTCACTGCGTTGGTCAGTGCTGGCTTTGTCAACTCATCACACCTCGCGCCGGGGAGTTGGCAAAACCTACTTTTGCGGTTGGCATTGGTCAGTGGCGGCTTTGCCAACTCAACACACCGCGCTCTGGGGAGTTGGCAAAACCTACTTTTGCGGTTGGCTTTGACCTTGGCGGCTTTGCCAACTCGACACACCGCGCGCCGGGGAGTTGGCAAAACCTATTCGCATGGTGCCATTGACCGCTTTACAAAACCTTCGCTCTATCCCTGCAGGCGATTGACTTGTTGATGTTTCAACAGGCTACGCATTTGGGTGATGGCTTGGGCATTGAGGAATTCCAGGCGCTGCGTGGAGGGGAGCCCCTGCTGAATGAACAATGCGTTGAGACTCTCAAGGTTGGCGAGTACCACAAGCTGCTCAAGGGTCGCGTGGTCGCGCATATTTCCATCCAAGCCAGCATTGGATTTCCGCCATTGGCTTGCCGTTTGACCGAAGAGCGCCACATTGAGAAGATCTGCCTCCGAGGCATAGATTCCTTGGATTTGGCCTGCAGTAACGGCCTTGGGAACCAGGTTTTCAAGAATTGAATCCGTGTGAATGCGGTAGTTCACCTTCGCCAACATACGGCTCACATTCCATTCCTTCTTTTGGCGCTTGGCTTCGTCCTGCTGCAAACGTTGGAATTCCATGATCAGATAAAACTTGAATTCGGCGCTGATCCAGGATGCAAATTCGAATGCAATGTCTTTGTGCGCATACGTGCCGCTCCCGTACCTACCCGCCTTGGAAAAGATTCCGATTGCATCCGTTGCATCCACCCATTTCTTGGGCGTCATTACGAAACTATTGGAACCCGCCTCGTTTTTAAACCCCTCGAAATCGAGGGGTTTAAAAGCAGGATTGTTGAAAGATTCCCAAAGCCCCATGACACCAATCTACACTGGATGAACCCATTACATGCTATTTTGAAACTTTTAATTCCATCGAATTCGATGGAATTAAAAATCAGTCTTGGCAGCGTGTGCGGAACGGATTCGAGGGTTGTCAGAATTATAAACCATTCCAATATGGCGATGTGCGTAGAGATGGGAAGCAAAGATACGTAATACGGATTGCCACGTCGAACGCGCTGAATCGGATGGGTTTTCGTGGATATTCGGGATCAGATTTACAAAATGCGGCAGCGCGCCCCACAGGATTTGTGGTGGTTGTCAGAATGGTAACCCAGTCCGATATCGCGATGTGCGTAGAGACGGGGCATGCGACGTGCGTAGAGACGGGGCATGCCCCGTCTCTACGGAACGCGCTGAATCGGATGGGTTGTGCGAATTCTGGATGAAATTCCCCAGTCGTTGAAGCCGAGATACAGCAATTGGGATTGTCAACAAGCGGCTTTGCCAACTCAACACACCGCGCGCTGGGGAGTTGGCAAAACCTATTTTTGCGATTGGCTTTGACCTTGGCGGCTTTGCCAACTCAACACACCGCGCGCTGGGGAGTTGGCAAAACCTATTTTTGCGGTTGGCTTTGACCTTGGCGGCTTTGCCAACTCGACACACCGCGCGTCGGGGAGTTGGCAAAACCTACTTTTGCGGTTGGCTTTGACCTTGGCGGCTTTGCCAACTCGACACACCGCGCGCTGGGGAGTTGGCAAAACCTACCCATTTTCAATTAGCTTCGCTGAACCCTTCGGGTTTACTGACGTGATATGCTTCGCAATTCTCCATTTTCAATTCTCCATTCTCCATTCCCAACACTATCTTTGCACTCTGATGTCCAAGCGCATCCCGCCCCATAAAATCGACGAAATCTACGCTGCGGCTGACGCGGTGGAGGTGATCGGCGACTATTTGCAGCTCAAAAAGCGCGGCACGAACTACTTTGCCCTGTCGCCATTCGTCAGCGAAAAGACACCTTCCTTTGCCATTTCGCCCTCCAAAAACATCTGGAAGGACTTTTCGACGGGCAAGGGCGGCAATGCGGTTTCCTTTTTGATGGAGGCCGAAGGGATGACCTACGTCGAGGCGCTCAAATACCTCGCCGAGAAGTACCACATTCCCCTCGAACTCGAAGAAACGCCCGAAGACCTCGTTCGCGAAGACCATCGGGAGTCCTTGTATGTCGTCAACGAATTTGCCGCGCGGTACTTTCACAAGACGATGCGCGAGACCCAAAAGGGACGCGACATTGCGCTGAGCTACTTCAAGGAACGCGGGCTGTTGGACCATACCATCGATGCGTTTCAGCTCGGATATTGCGGCGACGAATGGGATGCTTTCAGCAAGGAGGCGATTCGGCAGCAATACAAGGAGGAATTCCTGATCGAAACCGGCCTTGTGTTCAAGAGCGACAAGGACGGCAAACTCCTCGACCGCTTCCGGTCCCGCATCATGTTTCCGATCCACAATCACCTCGGCAAGGTCGTAGGTTTTGGCGGGCGGATCATGACGCAGGAGAAGATGGCCAAGTACATCAACTCCCCGGAATCGGACATTTACCACAAGAGCAATGTGCTCTACGGCCTCCATCAGGCCAAAAAAGCCATTCGCGACGAGGACCGTTGTATCCTGGTCGAAGGCTATATGGACGTGATTTCCCTCGCGCAGGCGGGGATCGAAAACGTCGTGGCGAGTTCGGGGACGGCGTTGACGGTGGATCAGATCAGGTTGATCAAGCGCTTCACGCCCAATGTATTGCTCATTTATGATGCGGACAGGGCGGGAATTGCGGCGGCTTTGCGGGGAATCGACCTGCTTTTGGAGGCGGAGATGAATGTGCGCGTACTGCTGCTACCGCCGGGCGAGGACCCTGACAGCTACGTCAAGGCCAACGGCAAAAGCGGATTCGAAGTGTACATCAACGACCGCGCGCAGGACTTCCTCGACTTTAAGCTCGATCAATTGCGGTTGGCGCATAATTTCGAGGATCCGCAGGAGAAGACGCAGGCGATTCACGAAGTCGCGCAGACGCTCGGCAGGTTGGTCGATCCCGTGAAATTGGCCGTTTACCTCGAATTGGCAGCCGGGAAACTCGGCATGTCGGCGGATGTCATTCAGCGGTCGATCAGCAAGGCGGCGGCGGACCGTGCCAAGCTCGAAAGCCGGCAAGAAGGCTTCCGACAGCGGCAGGCGCAACCCACGCTTTTGCAGCCCCCCGCGCAAGACGGCGAATATTACGAGATCCCGATCGAGGCGATGATGGACAATCAGGGACCAGGCGTTGCAACGTCGTTGGAACCTGATATTGTGGCACAAGAGCGGGAATTGTTGCGCTTGTTCATGAATTATCCGGAGCGGGAATTGGACGCGGGCGAAGGCGAAAAGGTGACGCTCGGCGAATACCTGCAAATGCAATTGGCCTCCGTCGAATTCAGCCACAAGGTATTGCAGCAATTCAAGAGTCTGTTGTTGAAGGACTTCGAAACGACGGGCGCACTCAATCTGGACAAGTTGCTCAACCACGAGGAAAAGCCCATCAGCCGGATGGCGAGCAGTTTGTTGACCATCCCCTTCGAAGTCAGCGAAAACTGGGCAAAGTTTGACATCAAAGCTCCGAACATCGACGATGACCTCGAAGCGGCGGTGCACAGTGCCTTGCAGCATTTTCAGCTGCACAACCTCAAAAAACTCATCGGCGAACTCCGCGAAAAACTTCGCACCTCGACCGACCCCGTAGAACAAGATATGTTGGCCAAAAAATTTATGAAAGTCATGGAAATGCGCAAAAACATCATCGAAGAGCTCGGAATCGTTATTCTTGAATGAGAAATTAGAAATTAGCAGTTAGCAGTTAGCAGTTTTGAATTCGCAAATAGCTAAGTGCCATCGCCCAAGATTCAGCTCAATTTTCCATTTCTCATTTCTCATTTCTCATTTCCATTTTCAATTCTCCATTCTCCATTTTCCATTCTAAATTCCCATGGAAACTCAATTCGAAGAAATCGTCGCTGCGCTCAAGGACAAGGCTGTCTTGAAGCAACATATTTTCCGCAGCACGATTGCGGTGTTTCAGATGCTGAGAGCCATGACTGACGAGATCGGCAAGCGGCTTGCGACCAAGTTTGCGGAGATCGACAAAACCGTCGTGATTGAATGCACCGATGAAAGTGAATTCGAATTCCAGATCAAATTTGGCGGCGATGTATTGATGTTTTCGATGCAGACGAATGTACAGACGTTTGGCCCCGAGCATATTTTGACCAAAAGTCCCTACATTTTGGAGGACGCCCACCGCGGATATTACGGCACGCTCACCGTCTACAATTTCATGGCGGATTCGGTCAAGTACAACCGCCTCAACGACGCGGGTTACCTCCTCGCGCGCATGATGGTGAACTGCGACGGACACTTCTACATCGAAGGTCTGCGCCAAATGAATTTCCTCTACCCCAACATCGCCGAAAACGTGATCAACGAGGCCGTTTTGCGCAGCTTCATCGAATCCTCCATCCTCACCGCCATCGACCAGGACTTGTACGCCCCGGCGTTTCAGGATGTCATGATCATTCCGCTGGCGCTCAAGCTCCAAGACCAAATGGCCGGCGCCGCCAAAGTCGGCTTTCAAGTTAAAAGTGATAAGTGAAAAGTGAAAAGTTGCCCCCACGTTTGTCAGCCCCATCCAGTACTTTGGCTTGGGCTGACAAACGGCATACGGATTTTCCTTGGATCTATCTTGACTTTGCGGCCCTTTACGGTTGAATTTGTTGCCACTTGACTCTGCGACCTCTGCGAACCATTGCGTCCTTTGCGTTTCAATTCGCTGCATTGACTTTGGGAACGATCGCGTTTCAATCACCTGCAAAATGGCTGAATGCACAGCATCAAAGATCAACCTGAACTTCACTACCTTTGCACCATGAATTCCCCCCACCCCAAGGCCGCGCAGGCGCTCCGGCAACTCAACATCGAATTGCTCAATCCGATGCAAGAAGCGGCCATCGCGGCCATCGACAGCCACCAAGACCTGATCCTGCTGTCGCCCACCGGCTCTGGAAAAACCCTCGCGTACCTGCTCCCGCTGCTCCCGCGCCTGCAGGCAGGCCTTACGCATGTGCAGGCACTTGTGCTCGTGCCCTCCCGCGAACTCGCGCTGCAAATCGAGGACGTCTTCAAAAAAATGCAGACCGGATTCAAGGTCAATTGCTGCTACGGCGGCCACAATATCCAAACGGAAATCAACAACCTCTCCGAACCACCGGCACTGCTCATCGGCACGCCCGGCCGTGTCATCGACCATATTGACCGTGGCAGCCTCGACCTCGATCAGGTGCATACGATTGTCCTCGATGAATTCGACAAATCCCTCGAATTTGGCTTCCAACCGCAAATGGAATATGCCATTGCGAAGATGCCTGCGCTGAAGCAACGCATCCTCACATCCGCCACCGATTTGGCTGAAATTCCAGGTTTTGTCGGCCTCCAAGATCCGCAGCGCCTCGATTTCCTCTCCGACCGCGCCACCGTGGACAAACTCGAAATCCGGAAGGTGATTTCCCCCGAAGCCGACAAATTGGAAACGCTGTTGCAGCTGATCTGCAAACTCGGTTCGCAGGCGATGCTTGTATTTCTCAATCACCGCGATGCCGTCGAACGCGTGAGTACATTTTTGGATGAGCATGGGGTATTGCACGATTATTTCCACGGCGGATTGGACCAAAATATGCGGGAACGCACGCTCACGAAGTTCCGCAATGGCAGTTGCCGGATTTTGGTGACGACCGACTTGGCGGCCCGCGGATTGGACATTCCGGAGATTGCGGCGGTGGTGCATTATCATTTGCCCTTGACCGAAGACGCCTTTACCCACCGCAACGGCCGCACCGCAAGGATGCATGCCGAGGGCGCAGCCTACGTGATCATCGGCCCCGGCGAAAAATGGCCTTCCTACATCGATGCCGACATCCCAACCGAGGAATTGCCCACCGAAATTCGGTTGCCGGAGCAGCCTGTTTGGGCGACGCTGTACATCAGCAAGGGCAAAAAAGCCAAAATCAACAAGATCGACGTCGTCGGATTTTTATCGAAAAAAGGGGGGCTTTCGCAGGAGGACCTCGGCCTGATTTTGGTCAAGGATGAATGCGCCTACATCGCCGTAAAACGCGACAAAATCAAAGCGGTCATCCAACAAACCAAAGGCGAAAAATTGAAGGGGATCAAAGTGATTCTTGAGGTGGCGAAATAGGTTGCGGATATTGGGTCCTTTGAGTAATTTGGTTTATCAGGCTATTGAAACCGAATTTTGTGCCTGTACCCAACCGAGGATACCGACCTCCCCTCGCTGGGGGAACAATACAAGCCGAAAAGACATTCACCGATCAATGCCCCATTAACGGCAAATCGACCACCAGAATTGGCATCAAACCCCGTGCAAATCCAATTCGTCGGTCCAGATCATGGGGACGCGTTTGCCCATCTTTTTCTGGATGACCTTAAAATGCGGAATGTCTTCGGGGCAAATCAACGAAATGGCCTGACCTTCAGCATCTGCGCGACCGGTGCGGCCGATGCGGTGAACATAATCCTTGGGGGACCTGGGCAATTCGTAGTTGATGACCACCGGCAAAAATTGGATGTCGATGCCCCGCGCGGCCAAGTCCGTGGCGACCAAGACGCGGACCATGCCCGCTTTGAACCTTCGAAGGGCCTCGGTGCGTGCACCTTGGCTTTTCTGACCATGGAAGGCCATGGCCTCGATCCCGTTTTTGCGCAATTTCTCCGCGACATTGTCTGCGGTGCGGCCCGCACTGACAAAGACAAGCACTTGCTGCCATTCGCCACGGTGAATCAAATACCGCAACAAAGGGCCTTTTCGTTCGGGGGCGACGTGATAAGCGACTTGCGTGATCGATTCCGGTGCAAGTCCCTCCTCCCCTTTGACTTCGACGCTGACGGGTTCGTGCAGCATCTTGCCCATCACGACTTCGACTTCTTCATCCAACGTCGCCGAAAACAAGAGATTTTGCCGGCGTTTCGGGAGCAGCGCAAAGATCTTGTCCAATTCTTCTTTGAAGCCCAGGCTCAGGACTTTGTCTGCTTCGTCGAGGACCAAAATTTCGACCTCGCCGAGTTGCAGGGCATTGTTGCTGACCAAATCGAGCAGACGTCCGGGGGTGGCGACGAGGATTTCGACGCCGCGCATTTGGATCATCTGCGGGTTGATGGAAACGCCGCCATAAACTGCGAGGGTTTTGGGGCGGTGGGCCATTTTG
This region includes:
- a CDS encoding DEAD/DEAH box helicase, with amino-acid sequence MPFSSLGLSAPLLQALADQQYTEAYPIQKEAIPVILKGKDLLALAPTGSGKTASFVLPILEMLQHRPPLRNRFIWALVLAPTRELAAQIEEVFKQLASKMAHRPKTLAVYGGVSINPQMIQMRGVEILVATPGRLLDLVSNNALQLGEVEILVLDEADKVLSLGFKEELDKIFALLPKRRQNLLFSATLDEEVEVVMGKMLHEPVSVEVKGEEGLAPESITQVAYHVAPERKGPLLRYLIHRGEWQQVLVFVSAGRTADNVAEKLRKNGIEAMAFHGQKSQGARTEALRRFKAGMVRVLVATDLAARGIDIQFLPVVINYELPRSPKDYVHRIGRTGRADAEGQAISLICPEDIPHFKVIQKKMGKRVPMIWTDELDLHGV
- a CDS encoding DNA primase; the protein is MSKRIPPHKIDEIYAAADAVEVIGDYLQLKKRGTNYFALSPFVSEKTPSFAISPSKNIWKDFSTGKGGNAVSFLMEAEGMTYVEALKYLAEKYHIPLELEETPEDLVREDHRESLYVVNEFAARYFHKTMRETQKGRDIALSYFKERGLLDHTIDAFQLGYCGDEWDAFSKEAIRQQYKEEFLIETGLVFKSDKDGKLLDRFRSRIMFPIHNHLGKVVGFGGRIMTQEKMAKYINSPESDIYHKSNVLYGLHQAKKAIRDEDRCILVEGYMDVISLAQAGIENVVASSGTALTVDQIRLIKRFTPNVLLIYDADRAGIAAALRGIDLLLEAEMNVRVLLLPPGEDPDSYVKANGKSGFEVYINDRAQDFLDFKLDQLRLAHNFEDPQEKTQAIHEVAQTLGRLVDPVKLAVYLELAAGKLGMSADVIQRSISKAAADRAKLESRQEGFRQRQAQPTLLQPPAQDGEYYEIPIEAMMDNQGPGVATSLEPDIVAQERELLRLFMNYPERELDAGEGEKVTLGEYLQMQLASVEFSHKVLQQFKSLLLKDFETTGALNLDKLLNHEEKPISRMASSLLTIPFEVSENWAKFDIKAPNIDDDLEAAVHSALQHFQLHNLKKLIGELREKLRTSTDPVEQDMLAKKFMKVMEMRKNIIEELGIVILE
- a CDS encoding DEAD/DEAH box helicase codes for the protein MNSPHPKAAQALRQLNIELLNPMQEAAIAAIDSHQDLILLSPTGSGKTLAYLLPLLPRLQAGLTHVQALVLVPSRELALQIEDVFKKMQTGFKVNCCYGGHNIQTEINNLSEPPALLIGTPGRVIDHIDRGSLDLDQVHTIVLDEFDKSLEFGFQPQMEYAIAKMPALKQRILTSATDLAEIPGFVGLQDPQRLDFLSDRATVDKLEIRKVISPEADKLETLLQLICKLGSQAMLVFLNHRDAVERVSTFLDEHGVLHDYFHGGLDQNMRERTLTKFRNGSCRILVTTDLAARGLDIPEIAAVVHYHLPLTEDAFTHRNGRTARMHAEGAAYVIIGPGEKWPSYIDADIPTEELPTEIRLPEQPVWATLYISKGKKAKINKIDVVGFLSKKGGLSQEDLGLILVKDECAYIAVKRDKIKAVIQQTKGEKLKGIKVILEVAK
- a CDS encoding KilA-N domain-containing protein yields the protein MGLWESFNNPAFKPLDFEGFKNEAGSNSFVMTPKKWVDATDAIGIFSKAGRYGSGTYAHKDIAFEFASWISAEFKFYLIMEFQRLQQDEAKRQKKEWNVSRMLAKVNYRIHTDSILENLVPKAVTAGQIQGIYASEADLLNVALFGQTASQWRKSNAGLDGNMRDHATLEQLVVLANLESLNALFIQQGLPSTQRLEFLNAQAITQMRSLLKHQQVNRLQG